A region of Streptomyces sp. TG1A-60 DNA encodes the following proteins:
- the rhuM gene encoding RhuM family protein, translating to MTYSRWEDFATVVEKAKASLALVHGDDQAAHHFAASRSDGGRWGNQKLDDYRLTRFGAYLTAMAGDDTKEAVAQARVYFAVRTREAELGALTEIETRRTALARAREMIDYRLFRDMMAENAPDYEPSSKATRLFFAATQNKLYLQVVGMTAEEIKQARTLVTWPGIDEGKPEPSVRKAVRKVAKNYLTELNRLVGRLCLRAEDIADDGMHLSLVQWRHLVEVELAMANRQIAA from the coding sequence ATGACGTACTCCCGTTGGGAAGACTTCGCCACCGTGGTCGAGAAGGCCAAGGCGTCACTCGCGTTGGTGCACGGCGACGACCAGGCGGCGCATCACTTCGCCGCATCCCGAAGTGATGGCGGGCGCTGGGGAAACCAGAAGCTCGACGACTACCGACTGACACGCTTCGGCGCCTACCTGACGGCCATGGCCGGCGACGACACGAAGGAGGCTGTGGCCCAGGCCAGGGTCTACTTCGCGGTACGCACCCGTGAGGCCGAACTCGGCGCGCTCACCGAGATCGAGACCCGCCGTACCGCGCTTGCCCGAGCACGAGAGATGATCGACTACCGGCTCTTCCGCGACATGATGGCCGAGAATGCGCCCGACTACGAGCCGAGCAGCAAGGCCACTCGGCTCTTCTTCGCGGCTACCCAGAACAAGCTCTACCTCCAGGTCGTCGGCATGACCGCCGAGGAGATCAAGCAGGCCCGGACTCTCGTGACCTGGCCGGGTATCGACGAGGGCAAGCCCGAGCCGAGCGTCAGGAAAGCGGTCCGTAAGGTCGCGAAGAACTACCTCACCGAGCTGAACCGGCTTGTTGGCCGGCTGTGTCTGCGCGCCGAGGACATCGCCGACGACGGGATGCACCTGTCGCTCGTCCAGTGGCGGCACCTCGTCGAGGTCGAACTCGCGATGGCCAACCGCCAGATCGCGGCCTGA
- a CDS encoding excalibur calcium-binding domain-containing protein has product MAALGAVAGFVVVLVVLGAILGPLGYVDETPDSPSTPSVSPTTTEPGVPTPSRPPVTETATVTAPPVPVPESTVTETVEPEPTQSPAEPEPTAVFYENCDEARAAGAAPLIVGEPGYRPELDRDGDGVVACEI; this is encoded by the coding sequence ATGGCTGCGCTGGGCGCGGTAGCCGGATTCGTGGTGGTCCTCGTTGTCCTGGGGGCGATCCTCGGCCCCCTGGGGTACGTCGATGAGACGCCGGACTCGCCGTCTACGCCGAGTGTTTCTCCGACGACCACGGAGCCTGGGGTGCCAACGCCGTCCAGGCCTCCGGTGACGGAGACGGCTACCGTGACGGCCCCTCCTGTGCCTGTCCCGGAGTCGACCGTCACCGAGACTGTGGAGCCTGAGCCCACGCAGTCGCCGGCCGAGCCGGAGCCGACGGCTGTGTTCTACGAGAACTGTGACGAGGCGCGGGCCGCTGGGGCAGCGCCACTTATCGTCGGGGAGCCGGGCTACCGCCCAGAGCTTGATCGTGACGGCGATGGCGTGGTGGCTTGCGAGATCTGA
- a CDS encoding TSUP family transporter, with protein sequence MFGAGAVIGVLGGAEFRLPLLIGLFGFAALSAVILNKAMSLVVVLVALPARLAAVPASEVAAHWPVATNLLVGSLLGAWAGAAWAVRMRGSTLYKVLAALMVLMAAALLVTHTVTPGTLTLSLWAQVPCGVVAGFGIGVVAAIMGVAGGELLIPTIVLLFAVDVKIAGILSLLVSLPTMLVAFARYSRDGSFAVLGTNLRFTMVMVAGPIAGAALGGLLLGVLSDLVLIPALVVILLVSAVKLARHD encoded by the coding sequence GTGTTCGGTGCGGGAGCGGTCATCGGTGTTCTGGGCGGGGCGGAGTTCCGGCTGCCGCTGCTGATCGGCCTGTTCGGGTTCGCCGCGCTCTCAGCGGTGATCCTGAACAAGGCGATGAGCCTGGTCGTGGTCCTGGTCGCGCTGCCCGCCCGCCTGGCAGCGGTCCCGGCCTCCGAGGTGGCCGCACACTGGCCTGTCGCCACGAACCTCCTGGTGGGGAGCCTGCTGGGCGCCTGGGCCGGGGCGGCCTGGGCGGTACGTATGCGCGGCTCCACCCTCTACAAGGTGTTGGCGGCGCTGATGGTGCTCATGGCCGCAGCCCTGCTGGTCACTCACACCGTCACCCCGGGGACGCTCACGCTGTCGTTGTGGGCCCAGGTGCCTTGCGGAGTCGTGGCCGGGTTCGGCATCGGGGTGGTCGCGGCGATCATGGGTGTGGCCGGGGGCGAGCTGCTGATCCCGACGATCGTGCTGTTGTTCGCGGTGGACGTCAAGATTGCGGGAATCCTCTCCCTGCTGGTGTCGTTGCCGACCATGCTGGTGGCCTTCGCCCGCTACAGCCGTGACGGCAGCTTCGCTGTGCTCGGTACCAACCTCCGCTTCACCATGGTCATGGTTGCAGGCCCGATCGCCGGTGCAGCGCTCGGCGGACTGCTCCTCGGCGTGCTCTCGGACCTGGTGCTCATCCCCGCGCTGG
- a CDS encoding GntR family transcriptional regulator, with amino-acid sequence MAQPEYLRIAADLRRRISPGGQFGPGDQIPTIPELCTEYGVSEAPVRNALRLLASEGLTESRARAGTRVRIRPPVHRMAADRYRSAPGGRSTPFTQDQGIGWSEYRLDKRFERAQADTELAALFECEVGEPLLARHFVFYDNDQPTQMSTSYVRWSDVAGTPVSDPINEPWPGGTRAQMASIGLRVTRITESFTTGMPTELEAATLRIGSGVPVLRYTRRHIADTGRVVEVAHPIVWRGDTTVVDFVIDLDD; translated from the coding sequence GTGGCGCAGCCTGAGTACCTACGGATCGCCGCCGACCTGCGACGCCGCATCTCTCCAGGCGGGCAGTTCGGGCCGGGCGACCAGATCCCGACGATCCCCGAGCTGTGCACCGAGTACGGCGTATCCGAGGCCCCGGTCCGCAACGCGCTGCGCCTGCTCGCCAGCGAGGGCCTTACCGAGAGCCGGGCCCGCGCAGGTACCCGCGTGCGGATTCGGCCGCCGGTCCACCGCATGGCGGCCGACCGCTACCGGTCCGCACCCGGGGGCAGGTCGACTCCGTTCACCCAGGACCAGGGGATCGGCTGGTCGGAGTACCGGCTCGACAAGCGGTTCGAGAGGGCGCAGGCGGACACGGAGTTGGCGGCGCTGTTCGAGTGCGAGGTGGGCGAACCTCTCCTCGCACGCCACTTCGTGTTCTACGACAACGATCAGCCCACCCAGATGTCGACGTCCTACGTGCGGTGGTCGGACGTCGCCGGCACGCCGGTCTCGGATCCGATCAACGAGCCGTGGCCGGGCGGGACTCGGGCGCAGATGGCGAGCATCGGCCTGCGGGTCACCAGGATCACGGAGTCGTTCACCACGGGCATGCCGACCGAACTGGAGGCGGCGACGCTACGGATCGGCTCAGGGGTGCCAGTGCTGCGGTACACGCGTCGGCACATCGCTGACACGGGCCGGGTCGTTGAGGTGGCCCACCCGATCGTGTGGCGCGGCGACACCACCGTCGTGGACTTCGTCATCGACCTCGACGACTGA